CAGTCATTACTGCTGTTTATTTTGATGGGAAACAGAAAGAATATTTTGTCAAAAGGTTCCAGATAGAAACCACTACCCTCGATAAAAAATTTGTATTTATCAGTGAAGATTCCGGCTCAAAAATGGCTTTCGTTTCTACTGATCCGTTGCCCCGTATCAAATATGTTACGACAGGACTGAAAGGGAATGCAAAAGAGGAAGTAGAAGTTAATCTCGCAGAATTTATAGATGTGAAAGGCTGGAGGGCCATAGGAAACAGGCTGGACAGAAGAAAGGTAACTTCCATTAAAGAATTACCACCGCTGGAGTTGGAAGAAGAAGAGAAAACGCCCCCTCCGGCAAATCTGAAAACCGGCGATCAGATTGAATGGAGTCACGATGAGCTAAAAGATCAGCAGGGGAAATTGTTTTGATAAATAAGCTCAGTCTTTTAGATTATCCGGGCTCTTTGGAAAAACCTGTTGGCAGGTAACAATTTTAACGGTAAATTAGGATTATATTTTTCCGGTAAATGGTAAAATATGAATAGAATGACTCAAAAAATTATAGGTTTTACAATGGCGATTCTGCTGTTTGCTGCAGTTGGCTGTACCAAACAACCCGCCGCAGATAGTATTGAAGCGCTGGAAGCAAAATTTCGCGAGGTTACTTCCTCCAGCAATGGCAATCATGACGAGATCAAACAGGTCATGTCTGATCTTGCAGGTGCTTATGAAAAGTACGCAACAGATCATCCTGGGGATCAAAACTCCGCTGAGTACCTCTACAAAGCCGCAGAGCTGTACGAGACAAATATGATGAACATCAATAAATCCATGTCCATCTTCGATAAGATTATCAGCGAATATCCCGATACAGACAGGGCCGCTGACGCGCTGTTTAAAAAAGGATATGTGCTTCACAATACTTTAAAGGATATTGACCGCGCAAGAGGGGTGTATCTTGACTTTCTGGACAAATACCCCAATCACGAACTCGCCGCCAGCGCTAAGTTTGAAATAGAAAACCTCGGCGTCGATGCCCGTGATTTACTGGATCGTATTCAGCATAAAGCAGATTCTCTGGGACAAGTCAATGCTTCTGATGAATAAGCCGCATGAAGCGTTTTACACATAAAAGATTTTTCTTTACAGGCAATTTCACAGAAATTGCCTTTTTGTTTTATACTACTTTCAGTGCTTCCTTACGTTATGGGATAAATCAGGCATAAAGTTTGACCAGAATAGGCTGGGGACTCTCTGCTTATTTTTTACAAACCACTTAACCTGTTAATTTGATTTTGATGAATCACATCAAATTTGTTTCCGGTTTATTGTTGCTATCGCTTGCTTTAATGGTTGGCTGTAAGGAGGAAACTTTCAAGCCAATTCCCAAACGGGAAAGAACTTTTATGCATTTTCTGAATGTATATTCGGGCTATCCCTCCGTCGATATACGACTGACTTCCTTTGAGGAAATTCGCACAGTTGCCGATGGGGTATCATTTAAACATGCCTGGCCTTCTTCCGGCTACGCCTCTCTTCTTACTACGCCTGATCCCGACAGCATCGACGGTAAGGGTGGCATTACAATCGAATTTCTGGAAAACAGCACTAAAAAACCGGTTGTTCCTGCCCGTACCCTCAAACTGGCCGCAGATGTATATTCGACGATCTGCCTCGTCGATAGCTTTGGGAAACCGCTGATAGTAAAAACTGTTGACAATCTCCCTGATCCGGTACCCGGAAAAGCTGTTGTCAGGTTTATGAACCTCAATTACACCGTGCTCTCTGTTTCCCTTCAGTCGGCGGATGACTCCGTTGCAATCCCCCGGCTAAATTTTCTGAACTACTCCTCTTTTTTGGAGACGCAGCCGGGAAAAAAGACTTTTTATTTTAAAAATGATTTTTCCGGAAATATTATTGGGACAATTTCTGACCTGGATTTACAGGCTGGAAAAGCATATAGCTTTTATTTAACCAACCAAAGCGGCACGCCTTCCGTTGGTTATGAAGTGTTGAGATAGATAAGGTAATCCAAAGACTATTAAACATCTGCTCTAATGAAATATAGCCATTTAGCTAAAATCTTTGTGTTTTTCCTGGCATTTGGGGCAGTAAATTCGCTTCTGGCCCAGCGGTTTAGTATCGCCGAAAAAGATGCCGTTCCTCTCAAAACTGGTACTTTTGGCAGGATTCAGTTTGGCTCCTCGTTCATCAATCTGGATGCGCTCAATCCTGTCCTCGAAAGTAAAGAGTTTATGGCTCTGCCTGAATCATATTTTGCTGTAGGTTTGGGCATTTCCCGGCTCAAACGAAAGTGGATCGTGGGGCTGGATTCCTACAACTATATGATTGCAGAGAGTAACCTCGATAATCAACTGGCTGTATTGGGCTTCCATTATGCGACGGTAAATGCGGGTTATGTCTTATTCCGAAAAGACAATGAGATTTTGATTTACCCGCTGTTTGGGATTGGCGGAGGGCTTACCAATCTCAAATCCAAACCCTATGACCAGCAGTTTCCTGTAACTTTTCGCACATCCGGATGGTTGGGTGATGTCTCGCTTAACCTCCGCAAAATCTCCCTGATGGCAGACGGGAAAGGCACGAGAATTGAACTTGGGCTGCAATTAGGATACCTGTATGCGGGAGAATCTTCCGGATTCAACCTCAAAAAATTTGAACCTGATACGGTTATCAACGTCAATCCTGGCGGTTTGTATTTCAGGCTTTCACTGGGGATGGGAAAAATGAGGTAGTATGGGAAGGCTGTCTTTCCGCCTCCGGGACATAGCGCTGGCACTTCCGGCATTGGTTTTCCTGAGCCCGGTTATGGCAATCATAGGACTGTTGCTGGCCTTCACGCAAAAAAAAATTCTTTTTCTTCAACAAAGGCCGGGCCTGAACGAAAAACCGTTTACGCTGATCAAATTCAGCACATTGCGGGATATTCTTCCCGGGGAAGAAGAGTATGGCGATATCCGCCACCGCCTCACGCCCGTAGGGCGTTACCTGCGTCAACTTTCACTTGACGAACTTCCACAACTGATCAATGTCCTGATCGGTGATATGTCGCTGGTGGGCCCACGGCCTTTGCTGATGGAGTACCTGAAGTTATATGACCAAACTGAAAAATTGCGGCATAGCGTTCGTCCCGGTATCACCGGCTGGGCGCAAATCAATGGTCGAAACCGCATTAGTTTTAAAGAAATTTTCCGTCTGGATGTGTGGTATGTACACAATCAGTCTCATTTCCTCGACCTGAAAATACTCTGGCTTACTGTTTTGCGTATATTTAGCAGTAAGGAGATTTACCGGGAAACATCCGGGGGCTCCAGTGTATTTGATGGAACAAATTGAATGACAAGGATTTGTATTTTATTTTTTTTACTGTCGATCTGTAAACTGACATTCCTTTCAGCACAGACAGACAAAACCCAGCATTCTTTTTTAGGGGGTGTTCACACTCCCCAGGGTGATCTTCACTTGCTGGTTGTTTTTATTCGTTACGACAATATTTCTTTATTTCCGGACTCACCGGTCTGGCGGGATACAACGGCGGAAGGCGTTTTGCCCAAAATCGCGACCGGCGACCCCAATGATCTGTTTCACTCCGACCCTGATGCAATCCGGGGACTGGACAGGGTACAGAATATCAGTGATTATTTTTATGTTATGTCGGGTGGAAGGTTCCGCATCACTGCTGATATTTTTCCCGCTCAGGTTCCGGTTACTTATGTGAGCGAGGCAAGAGGTAATTTCTTCAGCCGCCAGTCCCAGATGAATACAGCTGCGATCAACTGGATCGCAAAAAACTATCCCGACTTCGACTGGAGCCGTTATGATCACCGTACAAATCGCCCCAACTATTTGGTTGATAATCACGAGTCTTCCCCTGATAGTATCATCGACTATATTATCTTTATGCACAGGGCGCAAGGAAGCACTGGTATGGGTGCAAGCAGCAATATGGATATTCCCGGTACACCCTATAAAATCCGCGACGGACATACCGGTATCAAATCCTATACAGACAATAAACACAATTGGGAATATTTTAAGCATGAATTTGCCCACAATCTCTACAGTTGTCCGCATTACCTCGGTGCCAATTCTGCCGATGGGGATAAATATTATACACAGAAAGGATGGGGGTTAATGGCCGCATGGCATTCTCCTTTTTTTACCGCCAATGCCTGGGAAAGCTGGTGGCTGGGCTGGCTTGAGCCGCAGGAAATTGTAAGCGACGGAACCTATACCATTCATGACTATATCACCCAGCGGGATGCTATCCGCATTCAGTTACCCGGAACCCGCGACTATCTCTGGATCGAAAATCATCAGAAACGAGATCTTTGGGACGAAAAACTATTTTTTAAAGATCCTGCTCAAAAACACCCGCAGTCTGCACCTGGGCTCTATATGTATGTAGTTGCTTCTCCCGGGGCAGACCGTGAGCAGCCGCTTTTGAATCCGTTTAGTAACAAACACGCCAACCTCATCAAAATGCTCAATGGTGAGGGGAATTACGATTACGTAGCTACCGGAGACAGTATGCATACAGGCTATTTTCTTTGCCCACTGGTTGAAAAAACTGCATCAAACCCGATTGCCGGACAAAACCCCTTCCAGTTTATCCGCGCCGACTACAATCGCGATGGAGAAATACTGATCGGCATGTCGCATGGTAACTCAGATACAGGTGGGCGCGAACAAATGGATATTTGGACAGAGGTCATCGATGGGCAAAATGTATATACACTCAGCAGTACCGGCGACGAAAATGATGCATTGGAAGCAGGAGATGAGACGGGCCTTTCAGGCATTTTTCCCACACTCAACTATCCCATCTATGATAAAAAGGAGAATAAACTGAATCCCTATATTCTGAATGGCCTTAGTATCAAGGTGCTGGAGCAGGATGCCGAAGGTAATTTTACACTGAACATACAAATGAATGACTGGGAAGTGCGCAACACACAGCGGTGGTGCGGCAATATTCTTCTTCCCGGAAGCAATACAATTGGTGAAAATCCCTGGCTAACCCTGAAACCCGGTGCCAGGTTGAACCTCGACCTGAGTGGTACACCCGATCGAACAACACCACATCCTCAAACCGGAACATTTGCCAACCCGACGATCTTTACTGTAGAAGCCAACAAAGGATTGAAAATCATGGATGGCGCAACCCTGATTGTAGAAAACTTCAGCGAACTACACCTTCAGGCCAATTCACAGATAGAAATTGAAAAAGGAGGAAAACTGGTAGTCAGGGAAAATGGCTCTCTGTTTTTGGAAGATGTGAGCCAGATCATAGTGCGTAAAAAAGGTGTATTGATCATTGAGTCATCAGGTCATTTGAGGCAAATGCGAGACGCAAAAGTGTCGGTAGAACGTGGTGGGAAGTGGAAAGATTGATAAATGTAACGGCAGCCTCTCCGGATTTTATTAATATTGCATGGAGAAAAACAACCTTTCAGGGGGAATCGCCCACATTGGTCTGTGTTTCGGTACCGCATGGGAAAAAAAATCAAAATATTTTTCATACTGATGATGGCCGGTTATCTGTCTTTTGCGCAGATTCGGCCCGGGACATCTACGTTTCCCGGTGGTTCAAATACAGGTTTTCCTACCTCCGGGAGCGGCGGCTTTCCCGGGTCAAACTCAGGTTTTGAACTTGACAGTCTGGGTACAGACTCTGCGGCTGCCCAGCGTAAACCCGTAAAACCTGACACAAAAGTTATTGCCAGGGAACTGATGTTTACCCACAAACCCATTTATACCTTCAAGGAAGGGAGATCTTTTGAAAGAAGTTATTACTGGGATCAGCTCGACCATACTACCGGTTTTGTGCAAAG
The DNA window shown above is from Bacteroidia bacterium and carries:
- a CDS encoding tetratricopeptide repeat protein; translated protein: MTQKIIGFTMAILLFAAVGCTKQPAADSIEALEAKFREVTSSSNGNHDEIKQVMSDLAGAYEKYATDHPGDQNSAEYLYKAAELYETNMMNINKSMSIFDKIISEYPDTDRAADALFKKGYVLHNTLKDIDRARGVYLDFLDKYPNHELAASAKFEIENLGVDARDLLDRIQHKADSLGQVNASDE
- a CDS encoding sugar transferase, with the translated sequence MGRLSFRLRDIALALPALVFLSPVMAIIGLLLAFTQKKILFLQQRPGLNEKPFTLIKFSTLRDILPGEEEYGDIRHRLTPVGRYLRQLSLDELPQLINVLIGDMSLVGPRPLLMEYLKLYDQTEKLRHSVRPGITGWAQINGRNRISFKEIFRLDVWYVHNQSHFLDLKILWLTVLRIFSSKEIYRETSGGSSVFDGTN